GATTGTGCGGAGCCCGGCGACGGCGGCGTTTGCGCGGCGTGCGGCGCTGGCAGCATGAGCGTTGCGGCGCCGATCAGTACGCTGGCCAGTGATCTGCTGACGGTTTTCACGAGCCACCTCGGCGGCGTTGGCCGCATTGAAGAAGGTCAGTCCGCCGTCCCCAACCCGAGGCGGCGGCATGCCAGTGCTTTGCTGCGTCTCGGGCGTCAACATGATGGCGCTCGACTGGCGGCGGCGCAAATCCGCCCGTAGAATCGTGGACCTGCAATCGCGCCCGCGCGAGCGCTGCGGCGACGTTGCCGGAACACCACCCCGTGAGGTAGACGCTGTGAATCGTCCGCAACTTGTGGTTCGGCTCGCTGCGCTCGGCATGACGATCGGGCTAGGGCTCGCGGTGCCGGCGTGCGGGCCGGGTGGCGGGCCGGCGCCCGACCCGTGCGTGATTGAAACCGTCGCCATGCAAGGGGCCCCACTGCAGATGACCGTAGGGGGGAGCACGGCAACGCTTTCGGCGTCAGAGACGCACACAGGACCCTGTACCAGTACCGAGTTGAAGCCTACCTGGTCGTCCTCCTCGCCTTCGCAGATTTCGCTAACGAGCAGTTCTGGCAGTGCGACCCTCACGGCGGTGGCACCGACGCTTCCCGGTATTCCGGTGACGATCACCGTGAGTGTGGGTGCCAAATCGGATTCGAAGGGAATTACCGTCGCGGCCGCGCCTGCCGCCGCCTTGGTGATCAATCCCGCCAATCCCTCGCTCGCCGCAAATTCCAAACGGCAGCTCCTTGCGGAGTTCCGTGACGCCAATGGACTCGTGACCACCGGCAATCAGGCGTTGGTCAACTGGTCTGTGCCGTTGCAGCAGTCACTGATAACGATCAGTGGGTCCGGGGAGTTGACGGCAGCGAGTGCCACAGGAAGTACCACAGTGACGTCGACATACACCGGCGTCACGCCCAGCATTGCGGCCACCACGAACGTGACGGTCACGCCTTCCTTGGCACCAGCGGCGTCAATTACCGTGACGTCGTCATCGCCAACGCTCATCGGAGTCGGCGGTACCGTACTGTTGACCGCGTTGGTGAAAGATGGACAAGGCAACACTCTTACCGGGCGCGGTGTCACCTGGCAAAGCCTGTCACCGGCCATTGCCGACGTGGACAATACCGGAAAAGTCACTGGAAAAGCCGTCGGCGGGCCTGTCACTATTCGTGCGAGCACTCTTGAGAACCCTCCGATATCCGGCGATGCCACCGTAAGCGTGGAAGCGTGCCCCAGAGGCTTCGTGCTCTCGGACGATTTCGCGACGGACTTGGGCGCCGGATGGACCACGGCTGTTGTCGTCGACAATCCAACGGGCTCGAATCACACGCAGACGGTGGCGTTCCAGCCCACGGGCGGAAGCACAGCCGGCTATCGGCGAATGGAGCACAGCTTGATCGGGCAGGGGACGATGTGGGTGTACCATCGTCGCGAAGTCGAGTACGATCCGAGTGTGGTTGGCAATGCCATCGCCGCCATCAACTATTCGGAAGACCAGATCTCTTTTCCGTCGCCAACCCTGGTCCGCAGCATAGGCTGGGGACTGTTCCTTGAGCAGGGCGGCAACCGCTACACCAAGTCCGTGGGTACGGCCGCGTTTAACGGCAACACCTGGGGCGTTGGCAGCATCCTGAACATTACGGCGGCGGCGTTTTCCGGAGGCCCCGGGGCCCCCCCGCTCAATTTCGGACCGACGGGCGGCAAGATCAAATTCGGGTACTATCGCGCGAACACCAGCACGTCAGGCAGCTACACATCGTCCCACGGTATCGACAACTGGCGGGTGGAGGTGTGTCGACAGTAAGCGGCGAGCGCACAGATGAACTGGCCGGCAGCAACCGCTCGTCAGGATTCACTTCGCAACGACCCGAGCAATGCGTCCAACGTCTTCACCACCGCGCTGACCTCGCGATCCGGCAACGCGCTGGTCCACGACATCACCTCGGCATGATCGCCGGAATTCCGTTGCTGCCAGAGTTGTGTGTGGCGCGCCGTGAGCCGCAGGCGACGCACGCGGGCGTCTGACCTGTCTGCCACGATCTCGATGAAGCCCTTCCGCGCCAGGGCCGTCGCGATCTGCTTGAGATTCTGATGGCTCATGGAGAGGCGCGCGGCAAACCCCGTCAACGTTGGCGGCTCGGGTTCGCCCTGCAGCACCTGCAGCAGCATCGCCTGCTGCGTGGTCAAACCGCTCTCGGCGAGCAGCCGGTCCATGCGCGTGCGCAGTTCGTGCGCGTTGGCGAGGAGCAGCCGAAACAGCAGCACCCGACGGGCATCGGGAGTGAGCGGACTGGGAAGCCCGAGGACAATGGTACGCTGGCGTCTGGACATAGGTAATATGTTACCTTAATATAGTCAGTTCCTTCCCGTGGGCACCAGCCGTGGAGCGACCGTGATCGCGCTATTTCCTCATTGCGGGTTCCTATCGGAAACATCGCGCATGCTGGCCATTGCCACCGCGCTACAGGCGCGCGGCGAGCGCGTGTGCATTGCCACGCACGGCGGACCGTATACGCAGGTGCTGGACAACGCCGGAATTCCGTATACGCTGCTGACCCCCGCGATGGATGCGGCACGCTGCACGGAGTATCTGCAGGGCATCATCAGCCTGGGAAAACCCGGCGCACGGTTGCAGTCCGCTGACGAACTGCGCGAGAGCGTGCGCAGTGAAGTGACGTTTCTGAGGGAACACGGCGCCACGATGGCGGTGATCGGCTTCACGCTGAGCCTGTACCTGTCGT
The Gemmatimonadaceae bacterium genome window above contains:
- a CDS encoding MarR family transcriptional regulator — its product is MSRRQRTIVLGLPSPLTPDARRVLLFRLLLANAHELRTRMDRLLAESGLTTQQAMLLQVLQGEPEPPTLTGFAARLSMSHQNLKQIATALARKGFIEIVADRSDARVRRLRLTARHTQLWQQRNSGDHAEVMSWTSALPDREVSAVVKTLDALLGSLRSES
- a CDS encoding Ig-like domain-containing protein; this translates as MTITVSVGAKSDSKGITVAAAPAAALVINPANPSLAANSKRQLLAEFRDANGLVTTGNQALVNWSVPLQQSLITISGSGELTAASATGSTTVTSTYTGVTPSIAATTNVTVTPSLAPAASITVTSSSPTLIGVGGTVLLTALVKDGQGNTLTGRGVTWQSLSPAIADVDNTGKVTGKAVGGPVTIRASTLENPPISGDATVSVEACPRGFVLSDDFATDLGAGWTTAVVVDNPTGSNHTQTVAFQPTGGSTAGYRRMEHSLIGQGTMWVYHRREVEYDPSVVGNAIAAINYSEDQISFPSPTLVRSIGWGLFLEQGGNRYTKSVGTAAFNGNTWGVGSILNITAAAFSGGPGAPPLNFGPTGGKIKFGYYRANTSTSGSYTSSHGIDNWRVEVCRQ